From the Paenibacillus sp. MMS20-IR301 genome, the window AGGCGGATATCGGACAGATTATTCAGCTGGGACCGGATTCCCTGCCTTTTATCGCAGGCGGCTCTGGCATGGACGAGCTGTTCTCGCTCTCGGAGGGCGATCTGGACTATTTCACCAACCAGATAGCACAAATCGCGGATACGATGGATTTCATTCTGTTTGATACGGGGGCAGGGCTGTCTAAGGAGACTATGAAGTTCATTACCTCTGCTGATGACTGTCTGGTTGTGACTACTCCGGAGCCTACGGCCATTACTGATGCCTACGCGCTGATGAAGGTAGTTCATAATTCGCATCCGGAGGTATCGTTCAAGCTGATTGTCAATCAGGCAGGGGATGAGCGAGAAGCCAGGGCTACCAGTGACAAGATCCGGATGGCCGCCAGCCGCTTTCTGCAGCTGGAACTTCCGTTTCTGGGTTATATCAGCAGTGATGCCCATGTAGTAC encodes:
- a CDS encoding MinD/ParA family protein, with product MMDQAQSLRRLVSSKDTRPVQSSGVSARIITVCSGKGGVGKSNFTLNFALALKSMGQRVLLFDADIGMANIDVLMGVTARYNLYHLLKREADIGQIIQLGPDSLPFIAGGSGMDELFSLSEGDLDYFTNQIAQIADTMDFILFDTGAGLSKETMKFITSADDCLVVTTPEPTAITDAYALMKVVHNSHPEVSFKLIVNQAGDEREARATSDKIRMAASRFLQLELPFLGYISSDAHVVQAVKKQIPFSVAFPNSTAAKDVNRLALSYLAADSVETTKVQGIKGFISKWLKRK